TTCTGTCTGTCCAGTTAGCTTTCGATTGTCCATTCTGCATTTATCGGGAAACAGTCAAAGTGAATCTCTATCGCTGTGTCaggaaagaaattacgaaaGTAAACGTTGATACGCGAGCCGATAATTCACGGCGTTTTTCACGACAGTGAGAAATTTTCAACGTCTTCGTTTGCCACGGAGTAACTTTCCGGCAACGAGAGATGGGCGCCACCCACTCAGTGAAACTAAAGTGATCACGAGGCGCTTGGGAAATCACGAAAACAATTCGCGTTCCTCAGAGTGAAACAGATCGTCTCCGAAGCAACCGACTCTTTGTTCGGAGGCTTGTCATTGTCGGCGATAAGTTGAAACGCGGATTGCACGAGCCTTTCCCGAAGACCTGTCGCTCTTAGCCATGGTAAATAAGCGCTTTCACCGAGCTGCTTCCATCTGCAagtcgttcgtgaaatttccgAACTAATGGCCACCAGTTTACGCCAACTtctcgctcaacttttttcgTTCCACTATTCTAACGTCAGTCATGGTTTTGTGGCGTAGAAATGCACCGAGAAACCGCTGCTGGACGTTTCATTTGCGTGAAAACTGACTGAGTTTGAGTAGGAAAGATTACTCTCCAAATTGGTACATTGACGGTCGCTGACtaatattatgtttctttGTGCATAAAGTATAGTCATACACAGGTAGGTTGATCGAACATTTGGAATGATAAatgatgtaatttttaaaattaaaatttcaaataaatcaaaagcatttttgttaatttcgtcATCTATGTATCGCTCGAACTGTACACTATCAGCGTGTGACATTTTTACGGagttagaaagaaaaaaattggttatatttatttatctaggTATTGATTCTTCGGTTTTTTCAACCAAAAGTCTAGGAAGTCGATACTTATGATAGCTCcaagaatgaaaataaattaccctgacattacaaaaatcatttcttacttttcttggcatttatatattttaccatTTTATCTCTTCAGTTAACAACGACGCGAAGATAAAGAAGAATTCCTTGtgtttatttgaattaataataacaatttgcGTAATAATTGAAAGCAAATTCTTCACATTCTCCTCTTTGTCCTGATTACAGAAACTCGTAACTTTCTACTTTagaatttctgaaaaataaCCAACCGTGAatgcaattttattactttgcGCCGAATATTACGAGGAAAAGTTATAAAAGATACATGGAAAGTACCATTTCGTGCCTTTCTTTTGCAGATCGATTCTACAGATTTTCCGAGTACGACATATTACGTCAACATTATAAAAAGAGTACTAAttctattgttaaatataaaagaagaaagttatataatacGAAACTGAAACAATAAAATCAAATGTTGTCTTTCAACTTGAAGCAGTTAATCGTCAAATCGTCATTGTTAAAGTTAACAGCTACAGGATTGAGAATTATTGGAAATTATAACGAAAACTGCCCGGCAGAAATCAAAAGCTTTCGAGAAACtgataataaaacgaaagaatcaaagaaaaagtattcaattttttaatatttcgagGAATTTACACTGATTAATCGTGTCCTTTCGAATTGCTATTTAAATCCTATAACTAAACGACGAATTATACGTGGCAAGcgcaatattttatgaaaaattcgagTGGAAGTCAAACGATGACAGCCAAAAAGCTTTCTGAATGACATTTTTTGGAGTAACATTTTCACGACGAACGAAAATAACTGAGAGATACGAGCGAGCTGTTACGCGCTGACACGTTTCAACGTAACTGCTATTTACGGACAAGGAAAAGTAAAAAGGCAAACAGTTTTCCTTCGTAATATCCGTTCTGTCGTCCGATGATAAGGAAACCatgaagtaaaaaagaaaaaaaggaataataaCGCATAATTGATAAAGATTTGCGAAACGAAACGGGGATCGCGTCAAAGGGACGCAATAAAAGAGATTACATTTGCAATTGCGCATTCTCATTTGCTCGtggaaaaatgagaaatgcgaGGGCGGTACTCAGAGACTTTCTGTCTGGGCAAACGTTCCAAATTTTCACGTAATATTATTCGGTGTGTCTGCGATTTATTAACGAAGCTCCGACGGGAAAACGGATGCAAACGATCTGGATAAATAAAACGTAAGAACAGTGTGACGAACTCCTTCGTTAATTTTCGAACAAtcgaaagaacgaagaaaaaaattcgCTAGCAAATTACTCGACGAACGAAGAGTCAAATATTCGAATTGAAAAACTGCAATGAATTCACTTCacatttaaaaacaaaaattagtacgttaagaaaacaaattataGGAAAAAAATTGCGAAAAATTTTGATACATTCCCTTCACGGTTTATATTACCGAGAAGACAACGTAAAAAGAGGAAACTGAATAAGGATCGGGCGTAGAGCAAACGACATCAATATCGACGTTTACATGCCTCGAGTCGACCTAGCGGAATATACGAGGCGTAAAAACGCGATCCGTGACGATTGCGTTCAAGCGAAAATCTAGATTTCCAACAGAGAGTTGCACGGTAAGTCGTCACGGTGTGCGGATTGGGGCGAATTCTCGGCTACATCGGCGGACGACCGTCGGTGGGGGCCGCCAACATGTCGCAGTCTGGTTCAGGAGGGGTGAACGATAGCCAGGAACAAAACCAGGTTGGACAAACGATGGAGAATCAACAGACAGCGTGTCAGAACGGCCGGGCTGAGCCGCTTGCCGACAATGCGAAACAAGATTTGTCCAACGGCTTTGAAAATCGTACCATAGAATATGACAGATTCTCTCAAGATAGGGTTCAACAGAACCAGTCAACCGGTCAAACTcaagaacaacaacaacaacagcaacagcaaaCTCAGCAGACAGGTCAATATCTGACTGGAAGGAAGCAACCTGTGGTCGGTGTTCCCGAGGATAGACACCCCCCTAGTGGACAACTTCCACCCCAACAGTACAGCCAGGAAAAGTCTGCTCTCGAGAGGACGCAACATGTCTCTCAAACTAGCACACAAACCCTGCCGGTTCAAGCGCAGCCTCAATTCATGCCTGATTACGATCAAGCTCAATACACGCAGATCCGAAGTCAGTTCGAGGTGAGACCTCAACAGATGTATCCTCAACAAGCTCAATACGCTGAAAGAGCTGGTTACGTGACGAGGGATGTGACATATAGAGATCCTACGTTGTATCAAGGAGGTGCAGCGAATCCGATGTTCACTGGACAAGGTCAATACGTAACTGTTCAACACGGATCGCAAATGCCTCCTCAATCCGCCAGTCCTCAACCACCGTACTTTTCTGGTGTTGTCGTACCTCAACCAGCTAGTTATGCTCAATTCGGCGGGCAACCCCAGTATTCCTATAGTCAGTACCCTCAAACAGTAATGAACGCGGTACCGTATAATCCTCATACTGGAATGTATCCCGCTCAACAATTCGGACAACAATCACCGAATCCGCAAAGATTCTCTCAGGAATTGGGACAATATCAGACACAGCCTATCATTCAACCGATCGCCCAAAATGTGACTCATGGTCTCGCAATGGCGACTACAGAGAGACCCAGTCGTGGACCCAAACCTATGGTTCCACCACGAGGTAATTCGAAGATTACTCACGATACAGGGCACAGAAAGTCGGCGAGTGTCGATGTTCCAGGTATGCAGAAACCTAAATACGATCCTAATCAAAATCCTCCGCAAGAACAGATTCACCGAAGCGACGGGGCGATAATCGTGCAAGGCGCACAGATCGTAACCGATACTCAGGATAGAAGATACCTGACAGCCATTAATCAAAATCCTAGGACGAGACAGGATGGTCTGTACGTCGATACGAATGGAGATCCACCTGGTCGAGAAAAAATGTGCGAAACCGTAGTAACCGATTGTGGTCTATATGTGACTAGACCTGAACACAGGAAATCTATTTCCGTGGACGTTACATCGAGTTTCCAGCGTCGTAACGATACGATTACGTTCACGTTCCCTGGTGACACGAATCAGGAAATATTGATGCCAGCGAGAAAGGCCGGAACTATGGTGGATCCGAAACGAGTCGAAACCAATCAAGTGTATCCGCCTGATCAAAGGCGATTGGATACGAGCTTAAGAGTATCGCCGATGGCTTTTGATACGAGACAAGAAAATAGGAAGAGCATAGGAGCTGATAGAAAGCCCGAATGGGGTAACGTGAGCCCTAATCAAAGAGTAGCGATACCGCAAGAAAACAGACGATCCGATTACTTCGACGAGCATAGGAGGTCACCAATGACCATAGAAGGCAAGAGAATGGAAGACGTTAGAAGGTCTCCTATGCCTTTCATGCCGATTCGCGAAGGATCCGCGGATCGCGCAGGACAGAAAAGTCCGTCGTTTGTAAATCAAAATTTCGAGAAGACTAGACAAGAGCTAACGATATGGGCTGAACAACGACAACGACAGGAACACGAAAGAAACATGATGCAGAATCAAATGCTCTCCACCAGTCCACGTTCTCGTAATCAGTCCGAGGAAAGGAGAGATCCGAGACAGATACATCAACCAGATGATCGCAAGGAAGCTAGAATGACTCAATCGGCCTTTCAACCTATACCCAACATCAGTCAGAGGACTATAATGGAACAACGTCGACATTTGCGACACGTTAGTGCTGACCTAACGAAGCACATGGAACTCTCGAGAAAGGAGTTCGACGAGCAGCCCATTAGTGGATCCGTAGCGAACCTTGGACCACCTGCTAGTACGGCTCCCTCTCAAAGAGCCAGTCCTAATATATGCCATCAGTATCCAGCCCTTAGCGAAGCAAAGTTAGATACCAAGACTGTCTTAACTGTGGTAAC
The DNA window shown above is from Bombus fervidus isolate BK054 chromosome 8, iyBomFerv1, whole genome shotgun sequence and carries:
- the LOC139989680 gene encoding uncharacterized protein isoform X2, with translation MSQSGSGGVNDSQEQNQVGQTMENQQTACQNGRAEPLADNAKQDLSNGFENRTIEYDRFSQDRVQQNQSTGQTQEQQQQQQQQTQQTGQYLTGRKQPVVGVPEDRHPPSGQLPPQQYSQEKSALERTQHVSQTSTQTLPVQAQPQFMPDYDQAQYTQIRSQFEVRPQQMYPQQAQYAERAGYVTRDVTYRDPTLYQGGAANPMFTGQGQYVTVQHGSQMPPQSASPQPPYFSGVVVPQPASYAQFGGQPQYSYSQYPQTVMNAVPYNPHTGMYPAQQFGQQSPNPQRFSQELGQYQTQPIIQPIAQNVTHGLAMATTERPSRGPKPMVPPRGNSKITHDTGHRKSASVDVPGMQKPKYDPNQNPPQEQIHRSDGAIIVQGAQIVTDTQDRRYLTAINQNPRTRQDGLYVDTNGDPPGREKMCETVVTDCGLYVTRPEHRKSISVDVTSSFQRRNDTITFTFPGDTNQEILMPARKAGTMVDPKRVETNQVYPPDQRRLDTSLRVSPMAFDTRQENRKSIGADRKPEWGNVSPNQRVAIPQENRRSDYFDEHRRSPMTIEGKRMEDVRRSPMPFMPIREGSADRAGQKSPSFVNQNFEKTRQELTIWAEQRQRQEHERNMMQNQMLSTSPRSRNQSEERRDPRQIHQPDDRKEARMTQSAFQPIPNISQRTIMEQRRHLRHVSADLTKHMELSRKEFDEQPISGSVANLGPPASTAPSQRASPNICHQYPALSEAKLDTKTVLTVVTDFGETSLGKPIDQVDHIIHSHRKSHNISTSLLTHSKSQSDNLQSQLDAQNEKSDALTSQQQQLQNQQNLDLISEKLSQFERQQSDLQAKLQCLQNQNQILDKVAQFQHQQSDLQARLQSLQAQNQLCDKLQRSTDFQPHSIGNEIHQIQSNSLPNHQEQPTDKICTSQSQSTPHSHHQTLLTASYTQNSNHQSCQSSVCEKLSPRLQHDTSDPNSIQIPNMSQMPLPCLPQFDRADTSRTSFSQFHRLQCQIDGHEGASAPSSAASVASFTGTLKKVPPEKPPRTSLIVQSPESESNRSQPAIGLKQTPKARPTIFGTVASDLTPKDGNSRRSLPQTPAGGVGGKGSGSAGAGSGMVNGSGADHQDIRDGAAINTEHALVYRDGNLVSGSLEALVQHMVPTEEYYPDRAYLFAFLLSARLFIKPHELLGEVCALCEHQQNLTGDSGKERLQRFVPRLVQLLAEWTETFPYDFRDERVMGHVRSITQKVAAVDAAARQEVSALLQNLLLRLTALERYEEGLARLATEATTEQLSQKESFGRTHQASQSRTFIAFKQLLAWKVQLWTSIFKKRKSCNL